One genomic region from Deltaproteobacteria bacterium encodes:
- a CDS encoding cyclic nucleotide-binding domain-containing protein — MDTAVAVSALRRRGEQYFHEEDWERALAHYAELVRLAPGDHQGRFRAARCLLRLGEVERAITAYHAAAEGLLKKSYLLSAIAACKEAMRINPSEQRILDTLGRIHAKAVAEVGRFSVPPPLPPDALGEDGELWDALTGLDGEELVDKAMEVLARPEDHKEDPSGRGRPPLPLFAELDRQAFIDLVGRIKLENVGSGEILIEQGKPGDSVIVICAGGARVERFDEESGKTIHLADLPGGTLVGEMALLTDAPRTASVVSDRPSEIFVLSKQDLEEVARKHPGVPAQLVGFCRRRLLSNLLNTSPIFAPFDKAAKEDLLRRFQSRVYERGQPLIHEGQETEGLFVILTGEVQVTKKDAAGGPPVTLANLREGEVLGEIGLIRDVPATATVTALRKCAVVMLPGDDFAELISDHADVRTYLQSLSADRVDRTSAAMSAEAEELGEDDLIVL, encoded by the coding sequence ATGGATACGGCCGTTGCGGTATCTGCACTTCGACGCCGAGGTGAGCAGTACTTTCACGAGGAGGACTGGGAGCGAGCCCTCGCCCACTACGCGGAGCTCGTCCGCCTGGCACCGGGTGACCACCAGGGCCGCTTCCGGGCAGCGCGCTGTCTGCTCCGCCTCGGAGAGGTGGAGCGGGCGATCACCGCCTACCACGCCGCGGCGGAGGGCCTGCTGAAGAAGAGCTACCTGCTCTCGGCCATCGCCGCCTGCAAGGAGGCGATGCGGATCAACCCGAGCGAGCAGCGGATCCTCGACACCCTCGGGCGCATCCACGCGAAGGCCGTGGCCGAGGTGGGCCGCTTCTCGGTGCCGCCGCCGCTGCCCCCCGACGCCCTCGGCGAGGACGGTGAGCTCTGGGACGCCCTGACCGGCCTCGACGGTGAGGAGCTGGTCGACAAGGCGATGGAGGTCCTCGCCCGCCCCGAGGATCACAAGGAAGATCCCAGCGGGCGCGGCAGGCCGCCGCTGCCCCTCTTCGCCGAGCTGGACCGCCAGGCCTTCATCGACCTGGTCGGCCGGATCAAGCTGGAGAACGTCGGCTCGGGAGAGATCCTGATCGAGCAGGGCAAGCCCGGCGACTCGGTGATCGTGATCTGCGCCGGCGGCGCCCGCGTCGAGCGCTTCGACGAAGAGAGCGGCAAGACCATCCACCTGGCCGACCTGCCCGGCGGCACCCTGGTGGGCGAGATGGCGCTGCTCACCGACGCCCCCCGGACCGCCTCGGTGGTCTCGGACCGCCCCTCGGAGATCTTCGTCCTCTCGAAGCAGGACCTCGAGGAAGTCGCCCGCAAGCACCCCGGGGTGCCCGCGCAGCTGGTCGGCTTCTGCCGCCGGCGCCTGCTCTCGAACCTGCTGAACACCTCGCCGATCTTCGCCCCCTTCGACAAGGCGGCGAAGGAGGACCTGCTGCGGCGCTTCCAGTCGCGGGTCTACGAGCGCGGCCAGCCCCTGATCCACGAGGGTCAGGAGACGGAGGGCCTCTTCGTGATCCTCACCGGCGAGGTGCAGGTGACGAAGAAGGACGCCGCCGGCGGCCCGCCGGTCACCCTGGCCAACCTGCGGGAGGGCGAGGTGCTCGGCGAGATCGGCCTCATCCGGGACGTGCCGGCCACCGCCACGGTGACGGCCCTGCGCAAGTGCGCGGTCGTCATGCTCCCCGGCGACGACTTCGCCGAGCTGATCTCCGACCACGCCGACGTGCGGACCTACCTGCAGAGCCTCTCGGCCGATCGCGTGGACCGCACCTCGGCGGCGATGAGCGCCGAGGCCGAGGAGCTGGGCGAGGACGATCTGATCGTCCTGTAG